ATTTCATGGAGGAGGTGGTCGATAACGCCGCCGAGCTTCACTCCGGCGCAAACATCGCGGCCGATCAGCTCCACGGGCACGTTCACGGTGATCTTGTGTCCCTGCACGAGCTGCATGAAGTCCACGTGAAGAATCTTTCCGTTGAGGATGTCCTTCTGGACTTCCCTCATGATGCCCATCTCTTCCTTGCCGCCGGGCAGGGTGAGAAGCATGGTCTGGGTTTCCCAGTGGCCGGAAGCGACGACTTTCGAGATATCGGAGAGCTTCACCTTCGCAGCGACGGACTCGGGATAATCGGGACCATACACGACGCAGGGCACATACCCCGCAGGGCGCAGTTTGCTGCAGGCTTCCTTGCCTTTTCCTTCCCGTGCTTCAAGAACTACCTTCACAATTTCCGACATAACCGACACATCCTCCTTAAAATACGATCCCCGCTGCGGAA
This region of Aminivibrio sp. genomic DNA includes:
- a CDS encoding 50S ribosomal protein L25 — encoded protein: MSEIVKVVLEAREGKGKEACSKLRPAGYVPCVVYGPDYPESVAAKVKLSDISKVVASGHWETQTMLLTLPGGKEEMGIMREVQKDILNGKILHVDFMQLVQGHKITVNVPVELIGRDVCAGVKLGGVIDHLLHEISMEVLPGQIPDSVAVDVSSMKLGAQVHVKDIAVPQGASVLSDPDEVVVTVMIPRGISEAEETGEEQKEVEVVGKGKGKDEEE